In one Microbacterium invictum genomic region, the following are encoded:
- a CDS encoding carbohydrate ABC transporter permease, which produces MSATLQTPGVSRPVPEAAAAAAPSTPHRSRWRRAFSQPKTLAGRVVLALALILFSLLFLYPFAWLLAASFKPRGEVFDNALIPRTFVPENYVEVWNQLPLLSWMWNSVAIAFLAATAVAISSSIVAFGFAYFRFPGRGVLFGLVLATMMLPGAVTMIPIYLIWKETGFLGTWVPLWGMNLFGSAFYIFLQRQFYLGLPRELFEAARLDGASNWGLFWRIAMPLSIPSFVIVFLFEFQASWNNLQAALIYLNAGGVEDFTAPLGIAYAMTKYSPTAGGQGDYQYVMVASLLVTLPMLILFAFGQRYFIEGVATQGRKG; this is translated from the coding sequence ATGTCCGCGACCCTGCAAACCCCGGGCGTCTCACGCCCCGTGCCCGAGGCCGCGGCCGCAGCCGCGCCATCCACGCCTCATCGCTCGCGCTGGCGACGCGCGTTCTCCCAGCCGAAGACGCTGGCTGGCCGTGTCGTCCTCGCCCTTGCGCTCATCCTCTTCTCGCTCCTCTTCCTGTACCCCTTCGCGTGGCTCCTCGCGGCGAGCTTCAAGCCGCGCGGAGAGGTGTTCGACAACGCGCTGATTCCGCGCACATTCGTTCCCGAGAACTACGTCGAGGTGTGGAACCAGCTGCCGCTGCTGAGCTGGATGTGGAACAGCGTCGCCATCGCGTTCCTCGCCGCGACGGCGGTGGCGATCTCGAGCTCGATCGTCGCATTCGGGTTCGCGTACTTCCGCTTTCCGGGGAGGGGCGTCCTGTTCGGACTGGTCCTCGCGACCATGATGCTCCCCGGCGCCGTGACCATGATCCCGATCTACCTGATCTGGAAGGAGACCGGGTTCCTCGGGACCTGGGTGCCGCTGTGGGGGATGAACCTCTTCGGCTCGGCCTTCTACATCTTCCTGCAGCGGCAGTTCTACTTGGGTCTCCCCCGGGAGCTGTTCGAGGCTGCACGACTGGACGGTGCGAGCAATTGGGGCCTGTTCTGGCGGATCGCCATGCCGCTGTCCATCCCCTCGTTCGTCATCGTGTTCCTCTTCGAGTTCCAGGCGAGCTGGAACAACCTGCAGGCGGCGCTCATCTACCTCAACGCCGGCGGGGTGGAGGACTTCACCGCGCCGCTGGGCATCGCCTACGCGATGACCAAGTACAGCCCCACTGCCGGGGGGCAGGGCGACTACCAGTACGTGATGGTCGCCTCGCTCCTTGTCACACTCCCCATGCTGATCCTCTTCGCCTTCGGGCAGCGCTACTTCATCGAGGGCGTCGCCACGCAGGGGCGCAAGGGATGA